In Leptotrichia hongkongensis, one genomic interval encodes:
- the sufC gene encoding Fe-S cluster assembly ATPase SufC has translation MSLLELKNVKSEVEGKEILKGLNLTINKGEVHVIMGPNGAGKSTLASILVGHPKHELVDGEIILDGENINEDAVDERAKKGIFLSFQYPEEIPGLTVEDFLRTAKEAVTGEKQYLMQFHNELVEKMEKLHINPEYADRHLNVGFSGGEKKKNEILQMAVLEPKLAILDETDSGLDIDATKVVFEGVQKLKTKDTALLIITHYDKVLDYLKPDFVHILMNGKIVKTGGQELVESIEKDGYAKMKEELGL, from the coding sequence ATGAGTTTGTTAGAATTGAAAAATGTAAAATCTGAAGTAGAAGGGAAAGAGATTCTAAAAGGATTGAACTTGACTATAAACAAAGGAGAAGTTCATGTAATTATGGGGCCTAATGGAGCTGGAAAATCTACGCTTGCAAGTATTCTTGTGGGACATCCAAAACACGAATTAGTTGATGGAGAAATTATTTTGGATGGAGAGAATATTAATGAAGATGCTGTGGATGAAAGAGCCAAAAAAGGAATTTTCCTATCATTTCAATATCCTGAAGAAATACCAGGGCTTACTGTAGAGGACTTTTTGAGAACGGCAAAAGAGGCTGTTACTGGGGAAAAGCAATATTTGATGCAATTTCATAATGAATTAGTGGAAAAAATGGAAAAGCTTCACATTAATCCTGAATATGCAGATAGACATTTAAATGTCGGGTTTTCTGGTGGAGAAAAGAAAAAGAATGAAATTTTACAGATGGCAGTTTTAGAGCCAAAATTGGCTATTCTGGATGAAACTGATTCTGGACTTGATATTGACGCTACAAAAGTTGTATTTGAAGGTGTTCAAAAATTAAAGACTAAAGATACAGCTTTACTTATAATTACACACTATGATAAAGTGCTGGATTATTTAAAGCCTGATTTTGTTCATATTTTGATGAATGGAAAAATTGTTAAGACAGGTGGGCAGGAATTAGTTGAAAGCATTGAAAAAGATGGTTATGCTAAAATGAAGGAAGAATTAGGATTATAA
- a CDS encoding PepSY domain-containing protein produces the protein MKKKILSITLLGILVLGVSVAVNAKSRNKYNRNVSSNNYIGINRAMNIALKKVPGASNSHVKKINLDRENGRMVYEGEIYYNGQEYEFDIDAVTGDVVKWKVDEISNNSGYIKNNVNNSQTITMEKAKSIALAQVPGANQSHFGKIELDHDHGRAVYEIEIFYNNSKYEFDIDASTGEIIGTEVKHYNKNY, from the coding sequence ATGAAAAAGAAAATTTTAAGTATTACATTATTAGGAATCCTGGTATTAGGAGTATCAGTAGCTGTAAATGCAAAGAGCAGAAATAAATACAACAGAAATGTTTCTTCAAATAATTACATTGGAATAAACAGAGCAATGAACATTGCATTGAAAAAAGTACCAGGAGCAAGCAATTCTCACGTGAAAAAAATCAATTTAGACAGAGAAAATGGAAGAATGGTTTACGAAGGGGAAATTTATTATAACGGACAGGAATATGAATTTGATATTGATGCTGTAACTGGCGATGTTGTAAAATGGAAAGTAGATGAAATTTCAAATAATTCTGGTTACATTAAGAATAATGTGAACAATTCGCAAACTATAACAATGGAAAAAGCAAAATCAATTGCACTTGCACAAGTGCCAGGAGCTAATCAAAGCCATTTTGGAAAAATAGAATTAGATCATGATCATGGAAGAGCAGTTTATGAAATCGAAATATTTTACAATAATTCAAAATACGAATTTGATATAGACGCTTCAACAGGAGAAATCATTGGAACTGAAGTAAAGCATTATAATAAAAATTATTAA
- a CDS encoding sensor histidine kinase — translation MKVTLWYTVFVVILISIMLTVSFTVANKMTGDLNHRELMEAVIEMTVEMVSNPNEFDEFDDGIYFVKYNSEGIEMGGMSPRGFDLTLKYKENTVRTYEKNGEKYYYFDKKIDNSEGEWVRGIVPVNQLSDEVSKLLIIILILSPLLLLIIVYGGYRIVKKALNPVAKISDTASEIQKNGDFSKRIKIDEGKDEIHRMAGTFNEMLNSLENSYTREKQFSSDVSHELRTPVSVILTESQYSLEYADTVEEAKDSFSVIQRQAKRMSELINQIMELSKIEKQTVIELQKINFSETMEKILEDYKNLLSEKNIKVSKDIEQNIFINADKVMIERLLDNLLNNAMKFTKDKINVKLYSENENCVMEIEDNGIGIPEEDKKLIWDRFYQVNDSRNKKVNKGFGLGLSLVAKIIEQHNASIDVESELNQGTRFIAKFMKSE, via the coding sequence GTGAAGGTAACTCTTTGGTATACTGTTTTTGTGGTAATCTTAATTTCGATTATGCTAACAGTATCATTTACCGTTGCAAATAAGATGACAGGAGACTTGAACCATCGAGAATTGATGGAGGCTGTGATTGAAATGACTGTTGAAATGGTTTCAAATCCTAATGAGTTTGACGAATTTGATGACGGGATTTACTTTGTTAAGTACAATAGCGAAGGAATAGAAATGGGCGGAATGTCGCCACGAGGATTTGATTTGACATTAAAATATAAAGAAAACACTGTCAGAACTTATGAAAAGAATGGAGAAAAATATTATTATTTCGATAAAAAAATAGACAATTCTGAAGGAGAATGGGTTAGAGGGATTGTTCCAGTAAATCAGCTATCTGATGAAGTAAGCAAACTGCTTATTATAATTTTAATTTTAAGTCCACTATTATTACTAATAATAGTTTATGGCGGATACAGAATTGTAAAAAAAGCTCTAAATCCTGTAGCCAAAATATCAGATACAGCTTCAGAAATTCAAAAAAACGGTGATTTTTCCAAAAGAATCAAAATTGATGAAGGAAAAGATGAAATACACAGGATGGCAGGTACCTTTAATGAAATGCTAAATTCGCTTGAAAATTCCTATACACGTGAAAAACAGTTCAGTTCAGATGTTTCGCACGAACTTCGGACACCTGTGAGCGTTATACTTACAGAAAGCCAGTATTCGCTGGAATATGCAGACACTGTGGAAGAAGCAAAGGATTCCTTTTCTGTGATTCAGCGTCAGGCAAAAAGAATGTCAGAACTGATAAATCAAATAATGGAACTTTCCAAAATAGAAAAGCAGACTGTTATTGAATTGCAAAAAATAAATTTTTCAGAAACAATGGAAAAAATATTAGAAGATTATAAAAATCTTTTAAGCGAGAAAAATATAAAAGTTTCAAAAGATATTGAACAAAATATATTTATAAACGCAGATAAAGTAATGATTGAAAGATTGCTTGACAATTTACTTAATAATGCAATGAAATTTACAAAAGATAAAATAAATGTAAAATTATATTCGGAAAATGAAAATTGTGTTATGGAAATTGAAGACAATGGAATTGGAATACCAGAAGAGGATAAAAAGCTTATTTGGGATAGATTTTACCAAGTAAATGACTCACGAAACAAAAAAGTAAATAAAGGTTTTGGATTAGGACTTTCATTAGTTGCAAAAATTATTGAGCAGCATAATGCAAGTATTGATGTTGAAAGTGAGTTGAACCAAGGAACAAGATTTATTGCTAAATTTATGAAATCTGAATAA
- the sufB gene encoding Fe-S cluster assembly protein SufB, with amino-acid sequence MENRKKTYVADIERGVYDIKDEGRYKYKAEKGLTPEIIKKISERKNEPEWMKEFRLKALEVYNSKPMTDWGPDLSDLDVNDIVHYLEPDSAPMNENWDDVPSYIRDTFDRLGIPEAEKQSLAGVGAQYDSEVVYHSIHKELKEQGVIYTDIETAMVEYEDMLKEYFMTLITVNDHKFAALHGAVWSGGSFIYVPKGVKVNMPLQSYFRLNAPEAGQFEHTLIIVDEGADLHYIEGCSAPKYQKNALHAGAVELFVRKGARLRYSTIENWSRNMYNLNTKRAIVEDDGVVEWISGSFGSRVSMLYPMSILKGDRSRCEFTGVTFAAAGQYLDTGCKIIHQGKQTSSTVHSKSISKNGGTAFYRGLLKVLPEATGARSTVECESLMLDNESTSDTIPIIDINNDSVDIGHEAKIGRISDEAIFYLMSRGISEDEAKAMIVRGFVEPISKELPLEYAVELNKLIELELEGTIG; translated from the coding sequence ATGGAAAATAGAAAAAAAACATATGTTGCAGACATTGAACGTGGTGTCTATGATATAAAAGACGAAGGACGTTATAAATATAAGGCTGAAAAGGGACTTACTCCTGAAATTATCAAAAAAATTTCAGAAAGAAAAAATGAGCCTGAGTGGATGAAAGAATTTAGATTAAAGGCATTAGAAGTTTACAATTCAAAACCTATGACTGACTGGGGTCCAGATTTATCAGATCTTGATGTAAATGATATTGTGCATTATTTGGAACCTGATTCGGCACCAATGAATGAAAACTGGGATGATGTACCAAGTTATATAAGAGATACATTTGACAGACTTGGGATTCCTGAGGCTGAAAAGCAGTCACTTGCAGGAGTAGGAGCACAATATGATTCGGAAGTAGTTTATCACAGCATTCATAAAGAATTGAAAGAACAAGGTGTAATTTATACAGATATTGAAACTGCAATGGTAGAATATGAAGATATGCTAAAGGAATATTTTATGACATTAATTACAGTTAATGATCACAAATTTGCGGCATTACATGGGGCAGTATGGTCTGGAGGATCGTTTATCTACGTTCCAAAAGGAGTAAAGGTAAATATGCCTTTACAATCATATTTTAGATTGAATGCACCTGAAGCAGGACAATTTGAGCATACGCTTATTATTGTGGACGAAGGAGCTGATTTGCATTATATCGAGGGATGTTCTGCTCCAAAATATCAAAAAAATGCATTGCATGCAGGAGCGGTTGAATTATTTGTAAGAAAAGGGGCAAGATTAAGATATTCAACAATTGAGAACTGGTCAAGAAATATGTACAATCTTAATACAAAAAGAGCAATAGTGGAAGATGATGGAGTAGTTGAGTGGATTTCTGGATCATTTGGATCAAGAGTTTCGATGCTTTACCCAATGAGTATTCTGAAAGGTGATCGTTCAAGATGTGAATTTACAGGAGTTACATTTGCAGCGGCTGGACAATATTTGGATACAGGATGTAAAATTATTCATCAAGGAAAACAGACAAGTTCGACAGTTCATTCAAAATCAATTTCCAAAAATGGAGGAACAGCATTTTATAGAGGGCTTTTAAAAGTATTGCCGGAAGCAACTGGAGCAAGATCAACTGTAGAATGTGAATCACTGATGCTAGATAATGAATCAACATCAGATACTATACCAATAATTGATATAAATAACGATAGCGTAGATATTGGACATGAAGCAAAAATCGGAAGAATAAGTGACGAGGCAATATTTTATCTTATGTCAAGAGGTATAAGCGAAGATGAAGCAAAGGCGATGATTGTAAGAGGATTTGTTGAGCCAATTTCTAAGGAACTGCCGCTTGAATATGCTGTAGAGCTTAATAAATTGATAGAGCTGGAACTGGAAGGAACAATCGGATAA
- a CDS encoding PepSY domain-containing protein: MKKKILSIALLGIMVLGVSVTANAKSKHKYNRNVSSNSYIGVNRAMNIALKKVPGANSSHVKEIHLDRENGRMVYEGEIYHNGWEYEFDIDAVTGAIVKWKAERD; this comes from the coding sequence ATGAAAAAGAAAATTTTAAGTATCGCATTATTAGGAATCATGGTATTAGGAGTATCAGTGACTGCAAACGCAAAAAGCAAACACAAATATAACAGAAACGTTTCTTCAAACAGCTACATTGGAGTAAACAGGGCAATGAACATTGCATTGAAAAAAGTGCCAGGAGCGAACAGTTCTCACGTAAAAGAAATCCATTTGGATAGAGAAAATGGAAGAATGGTCTATGAAGGAGAAATCTACCACAATGGATGGGAATACGAATTTGATATTGACGCAGTAACTGGAGCCATTGTAAAATGGAAAGCAGAAAGAGATTAA
- the sufD gene encoding Fe-S cluster assembly protein SufD produces MLEKSSIQNLENSEYRLEKFEQYKKLEKVNWTRVGYQYEEPETFKKFNNLEIKHGNQEGVAIKNISDSIDELERLKNDNEYGLGDFFKTQNLAFCNEGKYLKIAERKKIEKPIYLNYRANKENNFLVDYNVIEVEDFAKVTVIITYDSEDDTPVYHNGIIKVFTGRNAEVKIIKIQTLNTKSSNFESSKIETLGQGKTQYYSVELGGKINAISHKSYLEEDSAEVYVWPAYLADEDRKLDLEYSVVFRGRRTVGELQGRGAVKDTAKKVFRGNLYFKQGSSKSEGREGEFAILLNDKIKADSIPTLFCSEDDVIGEHAASVGKVDESKLFYLMSRGLSEGRAKKLIVESSFRPIMDNIDDEKLREKLFEELERRI; encoded by the coding sequence ATGTTAGAAAAATCAAGCATACAAAATCTTGAAAATAGTGAATACAGACTGGAAAAGTTTGAACAATATAAAAAGCTTGAAAAAGTTAATTGGACAAGAGTAGGCTATCAATACGAAGAGCCTGAAACATTTAAGAAATTTAATAATCTGGAAATAAAGCATGGAAATCAGGAAGGAGTTGCTATAAAAAATATTAGTGACTCAATAGATGAGCTGGAAAGATTAAAAAATGATAATGAATATGGACTAGGAGACTTTTTTAAGACACAGAATCTTGCTTTTTGTAATGAAGGGAAGTACCTAAAAATTGCTGAAAGAAAAAAAATTGAAAAGCCAATTTACTTAAATTATCGTGCAAATAAAGAAAATAATTTTCTAGTTGACTACAATGTTATTGAAGTAGAAGACTTTGCAAAAGTTACGGTAATTATTACTTACGATTCAGAAGACGACACACCAGTTTATCACAATGGAATTATAAAAGTGTTCACTGGGAGAAATGCAGAAGTAAAAATTATAAAAATACAAACTTTAAATACAAAAAGTTCTAATTTTGAGTCATCAAAAATTGAAACTTTGGGTCAAGGAAAAACTCAATATTACAGCGTTGAACTAGGTGGAAAGATTAATGCAATAAGTCATAAATCTTATCTTGAGGAAGATTCAGCAGAAGTTTATGTATGGCCTGCATACCTTGCTGATGAGGACAGAAAGCTGGACTTGGAGTATTCAGTAGTATTCCGTGGACGTAGAACAGTTGGTGAGCTTCAAGGAAGAGGAGCTGTAAAAGATACAGCTAAAAAAGTATTTCGTGGAAACCTATACTTTAAGCAAGGTTCGAGCAAGTCTGAAGGTCGTGAAGGAGAATTTGCTATATTATTAAATGATAAAATAAAGGCTGACTCTATTCCAACATTATTCTGTAGTGAAGATGATGTTATCGGAGAACACGCTGCTTCTGTCGGAAAAGTTGATGAATCAAAATTATTTTATCTAATGAGCCGTGGACTTTCTGAAGGAAGAGCCAAAAAATTAATAGTAGAATCTTCATTCCGTCCAATAATGGATAACATCGATGACGAAAAGTTAAGAGAAAAATTATTTGAAGAGCTGGAAAGAAGAATCTAA
- the adhE gene encoding bifunctional acetaldehyde-CoA/alcohol dehydrogenase translates to MAVVKDLESLKELIQRVRKAQEEFATFDQERVDKIFRKVAQKMNDERITLANLAVAETGMGIVEDKVIKNHFASEYIYNKYKDEKTCGVLEDDRSYGVKKIATPIGIIAGIVPTTNPTSTAMFKTLISLKTRNAIIFSPHPRAKQATIETAKIALETAVKYGAPKDIIGWIDEPSVELSRELMASADLILATGGPGMVKSAYSSGTPAIGVGAGNTPVVIDKSADIKMTVNYILMSKTFDNGVICATEQSVIIDKEIYDKVKAEFLNRGAYILNDEELNKVREVLFINGNLNADIVGKSAYVIAGMAGFEIPKSSKVLIGEVESTGIEEPFAHEKLSPVLAMYKSEDFEDGLKKADELVKLGGLGHTSSLYINLAEKEKIDKFGRLMKTGRTLINMPASLGAIGDVFNFKLEPSLTLGCGSWGGNSVSENVGVKHLLNVKTIAERRENMLWFKVPEKIYFKYGSLPTALEELKGNHKKAFIVTDKVLAELGYTEHITKVLDSIHIDYRIFSEVKEDPTLSSAQAGAKAMLEYNPDIVIALGGGSAMDAAKIMWVLYEHPELRFRDLAMRFMDIRKRIVEFPEMGKKAKFVAVATSAGTGSEVTPFSVITDDETGIKYPLADYALTPNVAINDPELMLTMPKGLTVASGIDVFTHALESYVSVMATEYTKPYSKEAARLVFKYLPESVELGSKAIKAKEKMANASCLAGMAFANAFLGINHSLAHKLGGKFHVPHGIANAMLLEEVIRFNAAEAPTKMGLFPQYRYPDAMQRYAEMNDYLGFGGNTKEEKVENLIKGINELNKKIGIPASIKEWGVPEKDFLEAVDEMSLDAFDDQCTPANPRYPLMDELREIYLKAYYGKEWENEKERVGKILGF, encoded by the coding sequence ATGGCAGTAGTTAAGGATTTAGAAAGTTTAAAGGAACTTATTCAAAGAGTTAGAAAAGCTCAAGAAGAATTTGCAACATTTGATCAGGAAAGAGTCGACAAAATTTTTAGAAAAGTGGCTCAAAAAATGAATGACGAAAGAATTACTCTGGCAAATTTGGCAGTAGCAGAAACTGGAATGGGAATTGTGGAAGATAAAGTTATAAAAAATCACTTTGCTTCTGAATATATTTACAATAAATACAAAGACGAAAAAACTTGTGGAGTGCTGGAAGACGACAGATCTTACGGAGTTAAGAAAATTGCAACTCCAATAGGGATTATTGCAGGTATTGTACCAACAACAAACCCGACTTCAACAGCAATGTTCAAAACATTAATATCATTAAAAACAAGAAATGCAATAATATTTTCACCGCACCCAAGAGCAAAGCAGGCGACTATTGAAACAGCTAAAATTGCTTTGGAAACAGCAGTAAAATACGGAGCGCCAAAAGATATAATCGGATGGATTGACGAACCAAGCGTAGAACTATCAAGAGAACTTATGGCAAGTGCTGACTTAATACTTGCGACAGGTGGACCGGGAATGGTTAAATCTGCTTATTCATCAGGAACTCCTGCAATTGGAGTTGGAGCCGGAAATACGCCAGTTGTAATTGACAAATCGGCAGATATAAAAATGACTGTAAACTATATTTTAATGTCTAAAACATTTGATAACGGAGTAATCTGTGCAACAGAGCAATCTGTAATTATAGACAAAGAAATTTATGACAAAGTTAAAGCCGAATTTTTGAACAGAGGAGCCTATATCCTTAACGACGAAGAACTAAATAAAGTAAGAGAAGTATTATTTATAAATGGAAATCTAAACGCTGATATAGTTGGAAAAAGTGCGTATGTTATTGCAGGTATGGCGGGATTTGAAATTCCAAAAAGTTCAAAAGTGTTAATTGGGGAAGTTGAGTCTACTGGAATTGAGGAACCATTTGCACACGAAAAATTATCGCCAGTGCTTGCAATGTATAAATCAGAAGATTTTGAAGATGGACTAAAAAAAGCTGATGAATTAGTAAAACTTGGTGGATTGGGACATACATCTTCATTATATATTAATTTAGCTGAAAAAGAAAAAATAGATAAATTCGGAAGATTGATGAAAACAGGACGTACATTAATCAATATGCCAGCATCACTTGGAGCAATCGGAGATGTATTCAACTTTAAATTAGAGCCGTCATTAACACTTGGATGCGGTTCATGGGGAGGAAATTCTGTGTCAGAAAATGTAGGAGTAAAACACTTATTAAACGTAAAAACAATTGCAGAAAGAAGAGAAAATATGTTATGGTTCAAAGTTCCTGAAAAAATTTATTTCAAATACGGATCACTTCCGACAGCTTTAGAAGAATTGAAAGGAAACCACAAAAAAGCATTTATCGTAACGGATAAAGTATTGGCTGAACTAGGATATACAGAACATATTACAAAAGTGCTTGACAGCATACATATCGATTATAGAATATTCTCAGAAGTAAAAGAGGATCCAACATTAAGTTCAGCTCAGGCTGGAGCAAAAGCAATGCTTGAATATAACCCTGACATTGTTATCGCTCTTGGTGGAGGTTCTGCAATGGACGCCGCTAAAATTATGTGGGTATTGTATGAACATCCAGAACTTCGATTTAGAGATTTGGCAATGAGATTTATGGATATTAGAAAGAGAATTGTTGAATTCCCTGAAATGGGTAAAAAAGCTAAATTTGTTGCAGTAGCAACATCGGCTGGAACTGGTTCGGAAGTAACTCCATTTTCTGTAATTACAGATGATGAAACTGGAATCAAATACCCTCTTGCAGATTATGCATTGACACCGAACGTAGCAATTAACGATCCTGAACTTATGCTTACAATGCCAAAAGGTCTTACAGTAGCTTCTGGAATTGACGTATTTACACATGCTCTTGAATCTTATGTTTCAGTTATGGCGACAGAATACACAAAACCTTATTCAAAAGAAGCAGCTAGACTTGTATTCAAATACTTGCCAGAATCAGTAGAATTAGGTTCAAAAGCAATTAAAGCAAAAGAAAAAATGGCAAATGCTTCATGTCTTGCAGGAATGGCTTTCGCAAATGCATTCTTAGGAATAAATCACTCGCTTGCACACAAACTTGGAGGAAAATTCCACGTTCCACACGGTATCGCAAATGCTATGCTTCTTGAAGAGGTTATCCGTTTCAATGCAGCTGAGGCTCCAACAAAGATGGGATTATTCCCTCAATACAGATATCCTGATGCAATGCAAAGATACGCTGAAATGAATGATTATCTAGGATTTGGCGGAAATACTAAAGAAGAAAAAGTAGAAAATTTAATTAAAGGAATTAATGAATTAAATAAAAAAATAGGAATCCCAGCAAGCATTAAAGAATGGGGAGTACCTGAAAAGGACTTCTTGGAAGCTGTAGACGAAATGTCGCTAGACGCTTTCGATGATCAATGTACTCCAGCTAACCCAAGATACCCGCTAATGGATGAATTAAGAGAAATTTACTTGAAAGCTTACTACGGAAAAGAATGGGAAAATGAAAAAGAAAGAGTTGGAAAAATTTTAGGGTTCTAA
- a CDS encoding response regulator transcription factor, which produces MKILLAEDEVDLNNVVTRYLKKNGYSVDSVLDGEEALDYLEYSEYDLVILDIMMPKVDGFEVIKKLRDKRNHTSVLMLTARDSADDKVKGLDLGADDYIVKPFDFNELLARIRAVVRRKYGNSSNKLVIGDLILDTSEKSVTRAGKQIELTGKEYEVLEYLMQSKNRILSRDQIKEHVWDFDYEGDSNIIDVLIKNIRKKIDIENGKQIIYTKRGLGYVIKED; this is translated from the coding sequence ATGAAAATTTTGCTGGCAGAAGATGAAGTAGATTTGAATAATGTTGTAACTAGGTATCTAAAAAAAAATGGATATAGTGTAGATAGCGTGCTAGACGGGGAAGAAGCGTTAGATTATCTGGAATATAGTGAATACGATTTAGTAATTCTGGATATTATGATGCCAAAAGTAGATGGATTTGAAGTTATAAAAAAACTTAGGGATAAAAGAAATCATACTTCTGTTCTTATGCTTACTGCAAGGGATAGTGCAGATGATAAAGTAAAAGGGCTTGATTTGGGAGCTGATGATTATATTGTAAAACCATTTGACTTTAATGAGCTTTTGGCAAGAATTAGGGCAGTCGTGAGAAGAAAATATGGAAATAGTTCAAATAAGCTTGTGATAGGAGATTTGATTTTGGATACTTCAGAAAAATCAGTAACAAGAGCTGGAAAGCAGATAGAATTAACAGGAAAAGAATACGAAGTTTTGGAATATCTCATGCAAAGCAAAAATCGGATTTTAAGCAGAGATCAGATTAAGGAGCATGTGTGGGACTTTGATTATGAAGGAGATTCTAATATAATTGACGTTTTGATAAAAAATATTAGGAAAAAAATAGATATAGAAAATGGAAAACAGATAATTTATACAAAAAGAGGACTTGGATATGTTATAAAAGAGGATTAG
- a CDS encoding SufS family cysteine desulfurase — protein sequence MDYRKEFPIFKNRNNHYLDTAATSQKPKRVLDKIMEYYEKYNGNPGRGSHTLSMEASNLMANARKTVQKFINAKYPEEVIFTKSTTESINLIAYSYGMEFINENDEIILGISNHHANIVPWQFVAKKKNAKIKFVYLTENGQFDIEDFKNKLSDKTKFIAVSAVVNVTGVIQPIKEIIEIARNKNKNIRILVDAAQSMLHFKHDVQKLDTDFLVFSGHKLFTPMGIGVMYGKKDILDEMPPFLYGGDMIEFVTEQESTFAPLPNKFEGGTQNVEGAVTLEEAINFIEEISYEKINEIENSLTEIALEKLKKLDFVETYFTKDVERAGIIAFNVKNVHSHDVAFILDSYNVAVRSGHHCAQPLMKYLGVPSCCRASFSIYNNEEDIDKLIEGLLKVKEVFEL from the coding sequence ATGGACTACAGAAAAGAATTTCCAATATTTAAGAATAGAAATAATCACTATCTTGATACAGCGGCAACTTCACAAAAGCCTAAAAGAGTGCTGGATAAAATTATGGAATATTATGAAAAATATAACGGTAATCCAGGGCGTGGTTCGCATACTTTATCAATGGAAGCCTCAAACTTGATGGCAAATGCACGTAAAACTGTACAGAAGTTTATCAATGCAAAATATCCTGAAGAAGTGATTTTTACAAAAAGTACGACAGAATCAATCAATTTGATAGCCTATTCTTACGGAATGGAATTTATAAACGAAAATGATGAAATAATTCTAGGAATTTCAAATCATCACGCAAATATTGTCCCTTGGCAGTTTGTAGCTAAAAAGAAAAATGCTAAGATAAAATTTGTTTATCTCACTGAAAATGGGCAATTTGATATTGAAGATTTTAAAAATAAATTGTCAGATAAAACAAAATTTATAGCTGTTTCTGCTGTGGTAAATGTTACAGGAGTTATTCAGCCAATAAAGGAAATTATTGAAATTGCACGAAACAAAAATAAAAATATACGCATTCTTGTGGATGCTGCACAGTCGATGCTGCATTTTAAACACGATGTTCAAAAATTGGATACAGATTTTCTTGTATTTTCAGGACATAAATTATTTACACCAATGGGAATTGGAGTTATGTACGGGAAAAAGGATATTCTTGACGAAATGCCGCCTTTCTTATACGGTGGAGATATGATTGAATTTGTAACAGAACAGGAATCAACGTTTGCACCACTTCCAAATAAATTTGAAGGCGGGACTCAGAATGTGGAAGGGGCAGTAACTCTGGAAGAGGCAATTAATTTTATTGAAGAAATTAGTTATGAGAAAATTAATGAAATTGAAAACTCTCTTACGGAAATTGCTTTAGAAAAATTGAAAAAGTTAGATTTTGTAGAAACATATTTTACAAAAGATGTTGAGCGTGCTGGAATTATTGCCTTTAATGTAAAAAATGTGCATTCTCACGATGTGGCATTTATACTTGACTCGTATAATGTGGCAGTTCGTTCAGGACATCATTGTGCACAGCCTTTAATGAAGTATTTAGGAGTGCCTTCGTGCTGCCGTGCAAGTTTTAGCATTTACAACAATGAAGAGGATATTGATAAACTGATAGAAGGGCTTTTAAAAGTGAAGGAAGTTTTTGAATTATAG